One window from the genome of Streptomyces sp. NBC_00708 encodes:
- a CDS encoding GNAT family N-acetyltransferase, with protein sequence MDMGITYERFEPAHADELVAFLSGDTWPFHGRDVVEPDEARRWIDEGRFGGDDNRSFWVTRAGERVGFVRLMDLCDNAPLFDLRIPAERRGRGLGAQTLTWLTRYVFDEFPQVRRVEGNTRQDNTAMRRTFRRCGYVQEAHYREAWPAADGTVHDAVGYAILRRDWEAGTTTTVPVWNDERVAGR encoded by the coding sequence ATGGACATGGGGATCACGTACGAACGCTTCGAGCCTGCCCACGCGGACGAGCTGGTCGCCTTTCTCTCCGGAGACACCTGGCCGTTCCACGGGCGCGACGTCGTGGAGCCGGACGAGGCCCGGCGGTGGATCGACGAGGGCCGGTTCGGGGGCGACGACAACCGGTCGTTCTGGGTCACGCGGGCCGGCGAACGCGTCGGCTTCGTACGCCTGATGGACCTGTGCGACAACGCGCCCCTCTTCGACCTGCGTATCCCCGCGGAGCGCCGGGGGCGCGGCCTCGGAGCGCAGACCCTGACCTGGCTCACGCGGTACGTGTTCGACGAGTTCCCCCAGGTCCGCCGGGTCGAGGGCAACACGCGGCAGGACAACACGGCGATGCGGCGTACGTTCCGGAGGTGCGGATACGTGCAGGAGGCGCATTACCGCGAGGCGTGGCCGGCCGCCGACGGCACGGTCCACGACGCCGTGGGGTACGCGATTCTGCGCCGCGACTGGGAAGCGGGCACCACGACGACGGTCCCGGTCTGGAACGACGAGCGCGTCGCGGGGCGTTGA
- a CDS encoding acyl-CoA carboxylase subunit beta yields the protein MTVLPTGLDTASPDYAAHRAAMLDKLAELEAAHAKALEGGGEKYTERHRGRGKLLARERIELLIDPDTPFLELSPLAAWGSEYAVGASLVTGIGVVEGVECLITANDPTVRGGASNPWTLKKALRANEIAFANRLPCISLVESGGADLPSQKEIFIPGGALFRDITRLSAAGIPTVAVVFGNSTAGGAYVPGMSDHTVMIQERSKVFLGGPPLVKMATGEESDDESLGGAAMHARTSGLADHFAVDEHDALRQARRIVARLNWRKAHADPGPAEPPKYDQDELIGIVPGDLKVPFDPREVIARLVDGSDFDAFKPLYGTSLVTGWARLHGYPVGILANAQGVLFSEESQKAAQFIQLANQRDIPLLFLHNTTGYMVGKEYEQGGIIKHGAMMINAVSNSRVPHLSVLMGASYGAGHYGMCGRAYDPRFLFAWPGSKSAVMGPQQLAGVLSIVARASAAAKGRPYDDEADAALRAMVEQQIESESLPMFLSGRLYDDGVIDPRDTRTVLGLCLSAIHTAPVEGARGGFGIFRM from the coding sequence ATGACCGTCCTGCCCACCGGGCTCGACACCGCGAGCCCCGACTACGCGGCCCACCGGGCCGCCATGCTGGACAAGCTCGCCGAGCTGGAGGCCGCGCACGCCAAGGCGCTTGAGGGCGGCGGCGAGAAGTACACCGAGCGGCACCGGGGGCGCGGCAAGCTGCTGGCCCGCGAGCGCATCGAGCTGCTGATCGACCCGGACACGCCGTTCCTGGAGCTGTCGCCGCTGGCCGCCTGGGGCAGCGAGTACGCGGTGGGGGCCTCGCTGGTCACCGGGATCGGGGTGGTGGAGGGCGTCGAGTGCCTGATCACCGCCAACGACCCGACCGTACGCGGCGGCGCCTCCAACCCGTGGACGCTGAAGAAGGCGCTGCGCGCCAACGAGATCGCCTTCGCCAACCGGCTGCCGTGCATCAGCCTGGTGGAATCCGGGGGCGCCGACCTGCCGTCCCAGAAGGAGATCTTCATCCCCGGCGGGGCGCTCTTCCGCGACATCACCCGGCTCTCCGCCGCCGGCATCCCGACCGTGGCGGTGGTCTTCGGCAACTCGACCGCCGGAGGCGCGTACGTCCCCGGCATGTCCGACCACACGGTCATGATCCAGGAGCGCTCCAAGGTCTTCCTCGGCGGACCGCCCCTGGTGAAGATGGCCACCGGCGAGGAGAGCGACGACGAATCGCTCGGCGGCGCCGCGATGCATGCCCGTACGTCCGGCCTCGCCGACCACTTCGCCGTCGACGAGCACGACGCCCTGCGCCAGGCCCGCCGCATCGTCGCCCGCCTCAACTGGCGCAAGGCGCACGCCGATCCGGGCCCCGCCGAGCCGCCGAAGTACGACCAGGACGAGCTGATCGGCATCGTGCCCGGCGATCTGAAAGTGCCGTTCGACCCGCGCGAGGTGATCGCCCGGCTGGTCGACGGCTCGGACTTCGACGCGTTCAAACCGCTGTACGGGACGAGCCTGGTCACCGGCTGGGCGCGGCTGCACGGCTATCCGGTCGGCATCCTCGCCAACGCGCAGGGCGTGCTGTTCAGCGAGGAGTCGCAGAAGGCCGCACAGTTCATCCAGCTCGCCAACCAGCGCGACATCCCGCTGCTCTTCCTGCACAACACCACCGGCTACATGGTCGGCAAGGAGTACGAGCAGGGCGGCATCATCAAGCACGGCGCGATGATGATCAACGCGGTGTCGAACTCCAGGGTCCCGCACCTCTCGGTCCTGATGGGCGCCTCGTACGGCGCCGGGCACTACGGCATGTGCGGCAGGGCGTACGACCCGCGCTTCCTGTTCGCCTGGCCCGGCAGCAAGTCCGCCGTCATGGGCCCGCAGCAGCTCGCCGGGGTGCTCTCCATCGTCGCCCGCGCCTCGGCCGCCGCGAAGGGCCGTCCGTACGACGACGAGGCGGACGCCGCCCTGCGCGCCATGGTCGAGCAGCAGATCGAGTCCGAGTCCCTGCCGATGTTCCTGTCCGGGCGGCTGTACGACGACGGGGTCATCGACCCGCGCGACACCCGGACCGTCCTCGGCCTGTGCCTGTCCGCCATCCACACCGCACCGGTCGAGGGCGCCCGCGGCGGCTTCGGCATCTTCCGGATGTGA
- a CDS encoding TIGR03084 family metal-binding protein: MSDASAVLDDLRSESLELDLLVAGATARQWAGATPAEGWSLAHQIAHLSWTDDVALISVTDPDRFGDEVARAMKDPEGFVDRAAEEIVAAYAPDALLVRWREGRERLQEALRAAPAGTKFPWYGPPMSVASMATGRLMETWAHGQDVADALGVTRTPTARLRHVARIGVRARDYAFLVRGKQAPAEEFRVELEAPGGELIAYGPEGAGQRVAGPLHDFCLLVTQRAHRDDLAVRAEGPDADAWLDIAQAFAGPAGAGRAPKAER, encoded by the coding sequence GTGTCCGATGCCTCAGCCGTGCTCGACGATCTGCGCAGCGAGAGTCTGGAGCTCGATCTGCTCGTCGCCGGGGCGACCGCGAGACAGTGGGCGGGGGCGACCCCCGCCGAGGGGTGGAGCCTCGCCCACCAGATCGCCCACCTGAGCTGGACCGACGACGTCGCGCTGATCTCCGTCACCGACCCGGACCGCTTCGGCGACGAGGTGGCGAGGGCGATGAAGGACCCGGAGGGCTTCGTCGACCGGGCCGCCGAGGAGATCGTCGCCGCGTACGCCCCCGACGCGCTGCTCGTCCGCTGGCGCGAAGGCCGCGAGCGTTTGCAGGAGGCCCTGCGCGCGGCCCCCGCCGGGACGAAGTTCCCCTGGTACGGGCCGCCGATGAGCGTGGCGTCCATGGCGACCGGGCGGCTCATGGAGACCTGGGCCCACGGCCAGGACGTGGCCGACGCCCTGGGGGTCACCCGCACCCCCACCGCCCGTCTGCGGCACGTCGCCCGCATCGGCGTCCGGGCCCGCGACTACGCCTTCCTCGTCCGGGGGAAGCAGGCGCCCGCCGAGGAGTTCCGGGTGGAACTGGAGGCGCCGGGCGGCGAGTTGATCGCGTACGGCCCCGAGGGCGCGGGGCAGCGGGTGGCCGGGCCGCTGCACGACTTCTGCCTGCTGGTCACCCAGCGCGCCCACCGCGACGACCTGGCGGTGCGGGCGGAGGGCCCGGACGCGGATGCCTGGCTCGACATCGCCCAGGCGTTCGCCGGCCCGGCGGGGGCGGGGCGCGCGCCGAAGGCGGAGCGGTGA
- a CDS encoding EamA family transporter: protein MNDQTTAAEPAAAAAAVTVPEAVATPALGEPGARSGGRRAALAPVALVVAGALSVQFGAAIAVLLMPRTGALGVVTLRLAAAALVLLVVCRPRLRGHSRADWGTVVAFGIAMGGMNTLFYQAADRIPLGAAVTLEVLGPLALSVIASRRLVNVVWAALALGGVVLLSGGGFDRLDPVGAAYALGAGAMWAAYIVFSARTGRRFPQADGLALAMVVAALLSLPLGIMDAGSKLLVPTTLGLGAAVALLSSVLPYTLELIALRRLPAPTFAILMSLEPAIAAMAGFLVLDQALSTTDALAIALVIGASMGAVRSQVRGVSKR, encoded by the coding sequence GTGAACGACCAGACCACCGCCGCAGAACCGGCAGCCGCCGCAGCCGCCGTCACCGTGCCGGAAGCGGTCGCCACCCCGGCCCTCGGTGAACCGGGCGCCCGGTCCGGCGGGCGGCGGGCCGCGCTCGCCCCGGTCGCGCTGGTCGTCGCGGGCGCGCTGTCCGTGCAGTTCGGCGCCGCGATCGCGGTGCTGCTGATGCCCCGGACCGGGGCGCTCGGCGTCGTCACGCTGCGGCTGGCCGCCGCCGCGCTGGTCCTGCTCGTCGTCTGCCGGCCCAGGCTGCGCGGCCACTCGCGCGCCGACTGGGGCACCGTGGTCGCCTTCGGCATCGCCATGGGCGGCATGAACACGCTGTTCTACCAGGCCGCCGACCGCATCCCGCTCGGCGCCGCCGTCACCCTGGAGGTGCTCGGCCCACTCGCCCTGTCCGTGATCGCCTCGCGCCGTCTGGTCAACGTCGTCTGGGCCGCTCTCGCGCTCGGCGGGGTCGTCCTGCTCAGCGGCGGAGGCTTCGACCGGCTCGACCCGGTGGGCGCCGCCTACGCCCTCGGGGCCGGAGCGATGTGGGCGGCGTACATCGTCTTCAGCGCCCGCACCGGCCGCCGTTTCCCGCAGGCCGACGGCCTCGCCCTGGCCATGGTGGTCGCCGCCCTCCTCTCGCTGCCGCTCGGCATCATGGACGCGGGCTCCAAGCTCCTCGTCCCGACGACGCTCGGGCTCGGCGCGGCCGTCGCGCTGCTCAGCTCCGTCCTCCCGTACACCCTCGAACTCATCGCCCTGCGCCGCCTGCCCGCGCCCACCTTCGCGATCCTGATGAGCCTGGAACCGGCGATCGCCGCCATGGCCGGCTTCCTCGTCCTCGACCAGGCCCTCTCCACGACGGACGCCCTCGCCATCGCACTGGTCATCGGCGCGAGCATGGGCGCGGTGCGGAGTCAGGTGCGGGGCGTGTCGAAGCGGTAG
- a CDS encoding DUF1446 domain-containing protein, with the protein MPGAAPSEPGAPAPLRIGNASGFYGDRFDALREMLTGGPLDILTGDYLAELTMLILGRSRLKDPARGYASTFLRQLEEGLGLAHERGVRIVANAGGLNPAGLADAIRELAEKAGVPVRVAHVEGDSIPVPEGFLTANAYLGGAGIAACLEAGAEVVVTGRVTDAALVTGPAAAHFGWGPDDHDALAGAVVAGHVLECGTQATGGNYSFFRAHDIRRPGFPVAEIHADGSSVITKHDGTGGVVDLGTVTAQLLYETGGARYAGPDVTARLDTVRLTQDGPDRVRISGVRGEAPPPTLKAGLTRLGGWRNEVVFVLTGLDIEAKAALVQDQFADAFARAGRQPEEVRWELARTDQPDAGTEETASALLRLVVRDREQDPVGRALSGAAIELALGSYPGFHVTAPPGKGAPYGVFEARYVPAGDVEHVAVLPDGTRRTLAPPVRTQELHDVGQPPPPTPPDPAPTRLAPLGLVAGARSGDKGGDANVGVWVRDENAWRWLAHELTVERFRALLPETADLTVVRHVLPNLRALNFTVHGLLGEGVAAQHRFDPQAKALGEWLRARHLEIPVTLLEVPA; encoded by the coding sequence GTGCCCGGGGCCGCCCCCAGTGAGCCGGGCGCCCCCGCGCCCCTCCGCATCGGCAACGCGTCCGGCTTCTACGGCGACCGTTTCGACGCCCTGCGCGAGATGCTCACCGGCGGCCCCCTCGACATCCTCACCGGGGACTACCTCGCCGAGCTGACCATGCTCATCCTCGGCCGCAGCCGCCTCAAGGACCCGGCGCGCGGGTACGCCTCCACGTTCCTGCGGCAGCTGGAGGAAGGGCTCGGGCTCGCCCACGAGCGCGGGGTGAGGATCGTCGCCAACGCGGGCGGCCTCAACCCCGCCGGACTCGCCGACGCGATACGGGAACTGGCCGAGAAGGCCGGGGTCCCCGTACGGGTCGCCCATGTGGAGGGCGACAGCATCCCCGTACCGGAGGGGTTCCTCACCGCCAACGCCTACCTCGGGGGCGCGGGCATCGCGGCGTGCCTGGAGGCCGGTGCCGAGGTCGTCGTCACCGGCCGGGTGACCGACGCCGCCCTCGTCACCGGCCCCGCCGCCGCCCACTTCGGCTGGGGCCCGGACGACCACGACGCGCTCGCCGGGGCCGTCGTCGCCGGGCACGTCCTGGAGTGCGGGACGCAGGCCACCGGCGGCAACTACTCCTTCTTCCGCGCCCACGACATCCGCCGCCCCGGCTTCCCGGTCGCCGAGATCCACGCCGACGGCAGCTCCGTCATCACCAAGCACGACGGCACCGGCGGCGTCGTCGACCTCGGCACCGTCACCGCCCAGCTCCTGTACGAGACGGGCGGCGCCCGGTACGCGGGGCCGGACGTCACCGCCCGGCTCGACACCGTACGGCTGACGCAGGACGGCCCCGACCGGGTCAGGATCTCCGGCGTACGCGGCGAGGCCCCGCCGCCCACCCTCAAGGCCGGGCTCACCCGGCTCGGCGGCTGGCGCAACGAGGTCGTCTTCGTCCTCACCGGGCTCGACATCGAGGCCAAGGCGGCGCTCGTCCAGGACCAGTTCGCGGACGCCTTCGCACGCGCCGGACGGCAGCCGGAGGAGGTCCGCTGGGAGCTGGCCCGTACGGACCAACCCGATGCCGGCACCGAGGAGACCGCCAGCGCCCTGCTCCGGCTGGTCGTCCGGGACCGCGAACAGGACCCCGTGGGGCGGGCGTTGTCCGGAGCCGCGATCGAGCTGGCTCTCGGCAGCTACCCCGGGTTCCATGTCACCGCCCCGCCCGGAAAGGGTGCCCCCTACGGGGTTTTCGAGGCGCGGTACGTACCGGCGGGGGACGTGGAGCACGTAGCCGTACTCCCCGACGGAACGCGCCGGACCCTCGCCCCTCCCGTACGGACGCAAGAGCTGCACGACGTCGGACAGCCGCCCCCGCCGACGCCGCCGGACCCCGCGCCCACCCGCCTCGCCCCCCTCGGCCTTGTCGCCGGGGCCCGGAGCGGGGACAAGGGAGGGGACGCCAACGTCGGGGTGTGGGTCCGGGACGAGAACGCGTGGCGGTGGCTGGCGCACGAGCTGACCGTCGAGCGGTTCCGGGCGCTCCTCCCGGAGACCGCCGACCTCACCGTCGTACGCCATGTCCTGCCCAACCTGCGGGCGTTGAACTTCACCGTGCACGGGCTGCTCGGCGAGGGCGTCGCCGCGCAGCACCGCTTCGATCCGCAGGCCAAGGCGCTGGGGGAGTGGCTGCGCGCCCGCCACCTGGAGATACCCGTCACCCTTCTGGAGGTGCCCGCATGA
- a CDS encoding acety-l/propionyl-CoA carboxylase subunit alpha has product MIKSLLVANRGEIACRIFRTCRALGIATVAVYSDADAGALHVREADTAVRLPGAAPADTYLRGDLVVAAALAAGADAVHPGYGFLSENADFAAAVQDAGLRWIGPPVKAIELMASKTRAKELMAAAGVPLLAPVDPSAATAGDLPLLLKAAAGGGGRGMRIVRELGDLPGELTAAAAEALSAFGDGEVFAEPYVERGRHVEVQVMADEHDGVWALGTRDCSLQRRHQKVIEEAPAPGLPDALRERLHEAAVAAARAVGYRGAGTVEFLVAADGRPYFLEMNTRLQVEHPVTEAVFGLDLVALQLRTAEGEPLPSAEPPPPAGHAVEARLYAEDPARDWQPQTGALLSLDVPDEPGVRLDTGYTGGDTIGVHYDPMLAKVVAHAPTRTEAVRLLARALERARIHGPVTNRDLLVRSLRHPDFVGARLDTGFYDRHLPELTGAPDAAPARLAATAAALAESARRAATGGVARFGAWRNLASQPQIRRYRSEPDGGEHEITYRSGRDGLSVPDDGVHVVAAAPGRVTLETAGVTRTFQVAVHDGRAYVDTASGAYTFTLLPRFTDPADRTEPGSLLAPMPGTVVRLADGLAEGAAVEAGQPLIWLEAMKMEHRILSPASGTLTALHAAPGLQVEVGALLAVVTDPSEEQPA; this is encoded by the coding sequence ATGATCAAGAGTCTGCTTGTCGCCAACCGTGGCGAGATCGCCTGCCGGATCTTCCGCACCTGCCGGGCGCTCGGCATCGCCACCGTCGCCGTGTACTCCGACGCGGACGCCGGCGCGCTGCACGTCCGGGAGGCCGACACCGCCGTACGGCTGCCGGGCGCGGCCCCCGCCGATACGTATCTGCGCGGCGATCTCGTCGTGGCCGCCGCGCTGGCGGCCGGGGCGGACGCCGTGCACCCGGGATACGGCTTCCTCTCCGAGAACGCGGACTTCGCCGCCGCCGTGCAGGACGCCGGGCTGCGGTGGATCGGCCCGCCGGTCAAGGCCATCGAGCTGATGGCGTCCAAGACCCGCGCCAAGGAGCTGATGGCCGCCGCCGGGGTGCCGCTCCTCGCGCCCGTGGACCCGTCCGCCGCGACCGCCGGTGACCTGCCGCTGCTGCTGAAGGCGGCGGCCGGCGGCGGCGGGCGCGGGATGCGGATCGTACGGGAACTGGGCGACCTGCCGGGCGAGTTGACCGCCGCCGCGGCCGAGGCGCTGTCCGCGTTCGGGGACGGCGAGGTGTTCGCCGAGCCGTACGTGGAGCGCGGCCGGCACGTCGAGGTCCAGGTGATGGCCGACGAGCACGACGGGGTCTGGGCGCTCGGGACCCGCGACTGCTCGCTCCAGCGGCGGCACCAGAAGGTGATCGAGGAGGCGCCGGCGCCCGGCCTGCCGGACGCGCTGCGGGAGCGGCTGCACGAGGCGGCGGTGGCCGCCGCCCGTGCCGTGGGCTACCGGGGCGCGGGGACCGTCGAGTTCCTGGTCGCGGCCGACGGGCGGCCGTACTTCCTGGAGATGAACACCCGCCTCCAGGTCGAACACCCCGTCACCGAGGCGGTGTTCGGGCTCGATCTCGTCGCGCTCCAGCTCCGGACCGCGGAGGGCGAGCCGCTGCCGTCCGCCGAGCCCCCGCCCCCGGCCGGGCACGCCGTGGAAGCCCGGCTGTACGCGGAGGACCCGGCGCGTGACTGGCAGCCGCAGACCGGAGCACTGCTCTCGCTGGACGTGCCGGACGAGCCGGGCGTCCGCCTGGACACCGGGTACACCGGCGGGGACACGATCGGCGTCCACTACGACCCGATGCTCGCCAAGGTCGTCGCCCACGCCCCGACCCGGACCGAGGCCGTACGGCTGCTCGCCCGCGCCCTGGAGCGCGCCCGCATCCACGGCCCGGTCACCAACCGCGACCTCCTCGTCCGGTCGTTGCGCCACCCGGACTTCGTGGGCGCCCGGCTGGACACGGGGTTCTACGACCGGCACCTGCCGGAGCTGACCGGTGCTCCGGACGCGGCCCCGGCCCGGCTCGCGGCCACCGCCGCCGCCCTGGCCGAGTCGGCCCGTCGCGCGGCCACGGGCGGCGTCGCCCGCTTCGGCGCCTGGCGGAATCTGGCGTCGCAACCCCAGATCCGGCGCTACCGCAGCGAACCAGACGGCGGCGAGCACGAGATCACGTACCGCTCGGGCCGCGACGGGCTGTCCGTCCCCGACGACGGCGTCCACGTCGTGGCCGCCGCCCCCGGCCGCGTCACGCTGGAGACCGCCGGGGTGACGCGGACCTTCCAGGTGGCCGTCCACGACGGCAGGGCGTACGTGGACACCGCCTCCGGCGCGTACACCTTCACGCTCCTGCCCCGCTTCACCGACCCCGCCGACCGCACCGAACCCGGCTCGCTGCTCGCCCCCATGCCCGGCACGGTGGTCCGCCTCGCGGACGGCCTCGCGGAGGGGGCCGCCGTCGAGGCCGGGCAGCCGCTGATCTGGCTGGAGGCGATGAAGATGGAGCACCGCATCCTCTCCCCCGCCTCCGGCACCCTCACCGCCCTGCACGCCGCGCCCGGCCTCCAGGTGGAGGTCGGCGCCCTGCTCGCCGTAGTCACCGACCCCTCTGAGGAGCAGCCCGCATGA
- a CDS encoding acyl-CoA/acyl-ACP dehydrogenase, with product MSTVLETEEHQALRAAVAALGKRYGREYMQSLVSEGAHPRELWAEAAKAGFLGVNLPEEYGGGGAGMAELSIVLEELGASGSPLLMMIVSPAICGTVIARFGTEEQKRQWLPGLADGSLTMAFGITEPDAGSNSHRITTTARRDGGDWLLTGRKVFVSGVDIADATLIVGRTEDARTGKLKACLFIVPRETPGFQRNRIDMEVHAPEKQFELVLDDVRLPAEALVGDEDAGLLQLFAGLNPERIMTAAFGIGMGRYALGRAVDYAKTRQVWKEPIGAHQAIAHPLAQAHIELELARLMMQKAARLYDAGDDFGAGEAANMAKYAAGEACVKAVDQAVHTLGGNGLTREYGLASLITGARVARIAPVSREMILNYISHQTLGLPKSY from the coding sequence ATGAGCACCGTCCTCGAAACCGAAGAGCACCAGGCCCTGCGCGCCGCCGTCGCCGCCCTCGGGAAGCGCTACGGCCGGGAGTACATGCAGTCCCTCGTCAGCGAGGGCGCCCACCCCCGCGAGCTGTGGGCGGAGGCCGCGAAGGCGGGCTTCCTCGGCGTGAACCTCCCCGAGGAGTACGGCGGCGGGGGCGCCGGTATGGCGGAACTGTCCATCGTCCTGGAGGAGTTGGGCGCGTCCGGCTCCCCGCTCCTCATGATGATCGTCTCGCCCGCCATCTGCGGCACGGTGATCGCCCGCTTCGGCACCGAGGAGCAGAAGCGGCAGTGGCTCCCGGGCCTCGCCGACGGCTCCCTCACGATGGCGTTCGGCATCACCGAGCCGGACGCCGGCTCCAACTCGCACCGCATCACCACGACCGCCCGCCGGGATGGCGGGGACTGGCTGCTCACCGGCCGCAAGGTCTTCGTGTCGGGCGTCGACATCGCGGACGCCACGCTGATCGTCGGCCGCACCGAGGACGCGAGGACCGGCAAGCTCAAGGCCTGCCTGTTCATCGTCCCGCGCGAGACGCCCGGCTTCCAGCGGAACCGGATCGACATGGAGGTCCACGCCCCGGAGAAGCAGTTCGAACTTGTCCTGGATGACGTGCGGCTGCCGGCCGAGGCGCTGGTGGGCGATGAGGACGCGGGGCTGCTCCAGCTCTTCGCCGGCCTCAACCCGGAACGCATCATGACCGCCGCCTTCGGCATCGGCATGGGCCGTTACGCGCTGGGCCGGGCGGTCGACTACGCGAAGACGCGCCAGGTCTGGAAGGAGCCCATCGGCGCCCACCAGGCCATCGCCCACCCGCTGGCCCAGGCCCACATCGAACTCGAGCTCGCCCGCCTGATGATGCAGAAGGCCGCCCGCCTGTACGACGCGGGCGACGACTTCGGCGCGGGCGAGGCGGCGAACATGGCGAAGTACGCGGCGGGCGAGGCGTGCGTGAAGGCGGTGGACCAGGCGGTGCACACGCTGGGCGGCAACGGCCTGACGCGCGAGTACGGGCTCGCCTCCCTGATCACGGGCGCCCGCGTGGCCCGGATCGCGCCGGTCAGCCGGGAAATGATCCTGAACTACATATCCCACCAGACCCTGGGTCTCCCCAAGTCGTACTGA
- a CDS encoding AMP-binding protein yields MAHVFRSDYPDVQPLDLAIHDAVLGHATERFGETVALIDGTDDSSRLTYAQLDAFHRRIAAGLAAAGVAKGDVLALHSPNTIAYPAVFHAATRAGATVTTVHPLATAEEFAKQLSDSSTRWIVTVSPLLAVARRAAELVGGIEEIFVCDHAEGHASILDMLTTTAPEPMVTVDPAQDVAALPYSSGTTGAPKGVMLTHRSMATNLEQLSPFVPLGEGHRILAVLPFFHIYGLTALMNAPLRTGATVVVLPRFDLAQFLAAIETHRINGLYVAPPIVLALAKHPVVDRYDLSSLEYIVSAAAPLDADLATACSRRLGLPPVRQAYGMTELSPGTHVVPLAAENPPPGAVGTLLPNTEMRIVSLDDPSRDAPADEPGEILIRGPQVMKGYLGRPDATAAMIDPDGWLHTGDIGRTDEDGWLFVVDRVKELIKYKGYQVAPAELEALLLAHASIADAAVIGAHDPDGNEFPKAYVVRTPDTALTADALMTWVAERVAPYKKIREVEFIETVPRAASGKILRRELRDREAGRK; encoded by the coding sequence ATGGCGCACGTGTTCCGCAGCGACTACCCCGACGTCCAGCCCCTCGACCTCGCCATCCACGACGCGGTGCTCGGGCACGCCACCGAGCGGTTCGGGGAGACCGTCGCCCTGATCGACGGCACCGACGACAGCAGCCGCCTCACCTACGCGCAGCTCGACGCCTTCCACCGCAGGATCGCCGCCGGCCTCGCCGCCGCCGGTGTGGCCAAGGGCGACGTGCTCGCCCTGCACAGCCCGAACACCATCGCGTACCCGGCCGTCTTCCACGCCGCGACCCGGGCCGGCGCCACGGTCACGACCGTGCACCCGCTGGCCACGGCCGAGGAGTTCGCCAAGCAGCTCAGCGACTCCTCCACGCGCTGGATCGTCACGGTGTCCCCGCTGCTCGCGGTCGCCCGCCGGGCCGCCGAACTCGTGGGCGGCATCGAGGAGATCTTCGTCTGCGACCACGCGGAGGGCCACGCGTCGATCCTGGACATGCTCACCACGACCGCCCCGGAACCGATGGTGACCGTCGACCCGGCACAGGACGTCGCGGCGCTCCCGTACTCCTCCGGCACCACCGGCGCCCCGAAGGGCGTCATGCTCACGCACCGCTCGATGGCGACGAACCTGGAGCAGCTGAGCCCGTTCGTGCCGCTGGGCGAGGGCCACCGCATCCTGGCGGTCCTCCCCTTCTTCCACATCTACGGCCTCACGGCCCTGATGAACGCCCCGCTGCGCACCGGGGCCACGGTCGTCGTCCTGCCGCGCTTCGACCTGGCGCAGTTCCTGGCGGCGATCGAGACGCACCGCATCAACGGCCTGTACGTGGCCCCGCCGATCGTCCTGGCCCTCGCCAAGCACCCGGTGGTCGACCGCTACGACCTGTCCTCGCTGGAGTACATCGTCAGCGCCGCCGCCCCGCTGGACGCGGACCTGGCCACGGCATGCTCCCGCCGCCTCGGCCTGCCCCCGGTCCGTCAGGCGTACGGGATGACGGAACTGTCCCCCGGCACCCACGTCGTCCCGCTCGCCGCCGAGAACCCGCCGCCGGGGGCGGTCGGCACGCTGCTCCCGAACACGGAGATGCGGATCGTGTCCCTGGACGACCCGTCCCGCGACGCCCCGGCGGACGAGCCCGGCGAGATCCTGATCCGGGGCCCCCAGGTCATGAAGGGCTACCTGGGCCGCCCCGACGCCACCGCCGCGATGATCGACCCCGACGGCTGGCTCCACACCGGCGACATCGGCCGCACCGACGAGGACGGCTGGCTCTTCGTCGTCGACCGCGTCAAGGAACTCATCAAGTACAAGGGCTACCAGGTGGCCCCCGCCGAGCTGGAAGCGCTGCTCCTCGCCCACGCCTCGATCGCGGACGCGGCGGTGATCGGCGCACACGACCCCGACGGCAACGAATTCCCGAAGGCCTACGTGGTCCGCACCCCGGACACGGCCCTGACGGCGGACGCCCTGATGACGTGGGTGGCGGAGCGGGTGGCCCCGTACAAGAAGATCCGGGAGGTCGAATTCATCGAAACGGTGCCCCGGGCGGCATCGGGCAAGATCCTCCGCCGGGAGCTGCGGGACCGGGAGGCGGGGCGGAAGTGA